A genomic region of Burkholderia humptydooensis contains the following coding sequences:
- a CDS encoding phosphorylase, whose product MAGFGRSAAAVIAVAGMAFEARIARGVGVEAVYAARADRLERALAEAADAHGCAGVVSFGTAGGLAPELAPGALIVADSVDGPFGVLDTDAAWSARIVAALAGTPVASRTRRGAVAAVGAPVVDAREKDALHRSKGALAVDMESHIAGAFAAARGVPFAVCRAIVDPAWRTLPKAAMAGLREDGSTAILPILRELAKAPSQLGALLQVAGDARAARATLVQARQAFERAGAWRIG is encoded by the coding sequence ATGGCTGGTTTCGGTCGTTCGGCCGCAGCCGTGATCGCCGTCGCCGGAATGGCGTTCGAAGCGCGGATCGCGCGCGGCGTGGGCGTCGAGGCCGTCTATGCGGCGCGCGCGGACCGGCTCGAGCGTGCGCTCGCCGAGGCGGCCGATGCGCACGGCTGCGCGGGCGTCGTCAGCTTCGGCACGGCGGGCGGGCTCGCGCCCGAACTCGCGCCGGGCGCATTGATCGTCGCCGATTCCGTCGACGGGCCGTTCGGCGTGCTCGATACCGATGCCGCGTGGAGCGCGCGCATCGTCGCCGCGCTCGCCGGCACGCCGGTCGCGTCGCGCACGCGTCGCGGCGCGGTCGCGGCGGTCGGCGCGCCCGTCGTCGACGCGCGCGAGAAGGACGCGCTGCACCGGTCGAAGGGCGCGCTCGCGGTCGACATGGAATCGCATATCGCCGGCGCATTCGCGGCGGCGCGCGGCGTGCCGTTCGCGGTGTGCCGCGCGATCGTCGATCCGGCGTGGCGCACGCTGCCGAAGGCCGCGATGGCCGGCCTGCGCGAAGACGGCAGCACGGCGATCCTGCCGATCCTGCGCGAACTCGCGAAAGCGCCGTCGCAGCTCGGCGCGTTGCTGCAAGTCGCGGGCGACGCGCGCGCCGCCCGCGCGACGCTCGTGCAGGC